One genomic region from Haloterrigena gelatinilytica encodes:
- a CDS encoding SRPBCC family protein → MATYERRTTIDAPLADVWAFHSRVEGLEAVTPDWMHLRVEAVLGPDGERDPDVLETGTELALSIRPLGVGPRQHWTSLITDRERSDGSASFRDEMIRGPFDRWEHTHSFFADGERTVLRDRVAYELPGSDVAGVGRLTDVATPFSTVGFEAMFRERHRLTKARLE, encoded by the coding sequence ATGGCGACCTACGAACGCCGGACGACGATCGACGCGCCGCTCGCGGACGTCTGGGCGTTTCACTCGCGCGTCGAGGGCCTCGAAGCGGTGACGCCCGACTGGATGCACCTGCGCGTCGAGGCGGTCCTCGGCCCCGACGGCGAGCGCGATCCGGACGTACTCGAGACCGGGACCGAACTCGCGCTGTCGATACGGCCCCTCGGCGTCGGGCCGCGCCAGCACTGGACGTCGCTGATCACGGATCGCGAGCGCAGTGACGGCAGCGCCTCCTTCCGCGACGAGATGATCCGCGGTCCGTTCGACCGCTGGGAGCACACCCACTCGTTTTTCGCCGACGGCGAGCGGACGGTGCTCCGGGATCGCGTCGCGTACGAACTCCCGGGCAGCGACGTCGCCGGCGTCGGCCGTCTCACCGACGTCGCCACGCCGTTCTCGACGGTCGGCTTCGAGGCCATGTTCCGCGAACGGCATCGATTGACGAAGGCGCGCCTCGAGTGA
- a CDS encoding nitrous oxide reductase accessory protein NosL: MNGPNGRPLERRRLLGFLGTGLLAGSAGCLGGDEGEADEEDDERTVDPTLEHPGDEPVAFTDEQNCPICNMTPADYPNWHGQVAHEDGTGAAFDTPGCLFAYLVITTSDSPVAGAWIADYETGDLVDATEAHFALITDETAVDDPMKINPRSFADRDDAVAFLEAYDAEDLTEEDIIEFDEIDRETAEIYRSNRM, encoded by the coding sequence ATGAACGGACCGAACGGTCGGCCCCTCGAGCGACGGCGGCTACTCGGCTTCCTCGGGACCGGCCTCCTCGCGGGGAGCGCCGGCTGTCTGGGCGGGGACGAGGGTGAGGCCGACGAGGAGGACGACGAGCGGACGGTCGATCCGACCCTCGAACATCCGGGCGACGAACCCGTCGCGTTCACCGACGAGCAGAACTGCCCGATCTGCAATATGACGCCGGCGGACTACCCCAACTGGCACGGACAGGTCGCCCACGAGGACGGGACGGGGGCCGCCTTCGATACGCCGGGCTGTCTGTTCGCCTATCTCGTCATCACGACGTCCGACTCGCCCGTCGCCGGCGCCTGGATTGCCGACTACGAAACGGGCGACCTCGTCGACGCGACCGAGGCGCACTTCGCGCTCATTACCGACGAGACCGCGGTCGACGATCCGATGAAGATCAACCCGCGGTCGTTCGCCGACAGAGACGACGCCGTCGCCTTCCTCGAGGCGTACGACGCCGAAGACCTGACCGAGGAGGATATCATCGAGTTCGACGAGATCGACCGCGAGACGGCCGAGATCTATCGCAGCAACCGCATGTGA
- the lrpA1 gene encoding HTH-type transcriptional regulator LrpA1, translated as MSTQATEDRILEVLEEDAQASYAEIAERADVSKPTVRKYINQLEEEGVIVGYSADIDPKKLSSKTIAMVGIDVSSERYVEATKALKDLDEVEALYSSSGDHMLMAEVRAADGDALGEIISDQLLEIDGVTAAHPSFLQERLK; from the coding sequence ATGAGTACACAGGCTACGGAAGATCGCATCCTCGAGGTGTTAGAGGAGGATGCCCAGGCGTCCTACGCCGAGATCGCCGAGCGGGCGGACGTCTCGAAACCGACCGTTCGAAAGTACATCAACCAGCTCGAGGAGGAAGGCGTCATCGTCGGCTACTCGGCCGACATCGACCCGAAAAAGCTCTCGAGCAAGACGATCGCGATGGTGGGGATCGACGTCTCGAGCGAGCGCTACGTCGAGGCGACGAAGGCGCTGAAGGACTTAGACGAGGTCGAGGCGCTGTACAGCTCCAGCGGCGACCACATGTTGATGGCCGAGGTCCGGGCCGCGGACGGCGACGCGCTGGGCGAGATCATCTCCGACCAGCTACTCGAGATCGACGGCGTCACGGCGGCACATCCCTCTTTCCTCCAGGAACGACTGAAGTAG